The following DNA comes from Microbacterium wangchenii.
GACAGCCGCTGCGACAGCTTGTGCGCGCCCCCCGCACCGATCTGATCCAGGCGGTGGTGGATGCGGGGGTTGGCGAAGCGACGGACGGATGACTCCGCTTCCACCCACGGGGAGATGCCGTCGCTCTCGGTGATCGCCGGCACGAGGTCCTCACGGAAGGCGTGCTCCAGTCCCCGCCGCAGCACGGGGTCGCCCACGGCGGCGTGAGTCGTGGAATGCCCCACCAGGAGTCCCAGATAAGCCAGCAGCGAGTGCGGTGCGTTCACCAGGTTCAGCTTGACCGCCTCCCACGGCGCGACAGAGTCCACGAGGACCGCGCCGGCATCCTCCCATCGCGGCCGGGGGCCGGCGAAGCTGTCCTGCAAGATCCAGCGGAAGAACGGCTCCGTCACGACCATCGCGGCGTCGGCGGTCCCCGTCAGCCGCTGGGCCGCCCGGATGACGTCCTCCGTCGGCGCGGGCACGATCCGGTCGACGACGGCATTGGGGAATGTCGCTCTCTCCGTCAGCCACCGGGCAGCACCCTCCTCGCCCCGCGCGAGGGCGAATTCCAGAGCCAGCGTGCGAAGCACGTCACCCCCGCGGAGGATGTTGTCGCACACGACGAAGCTCACCCCGCCCATACCGGCACGCTCGCGCTCCCGCGCGGCGGCGACCACCTGTCCGATCAGGGTCCGTACGCCGCCGTCGTCGAGGTCCTGTGCCACCGCGGCGCGGTTCAGCCTTCCCTCCGGTGTCCTCGGGTAGGCGGCCTCCGTCGCGGTGATGGTGACCACGTGGGTGCTCTCGTCAGCGAGGGAGGCCAGGAGCGCGGTCTCTTGGCCGTGGGCGACGAGGCCGCCCGTGACCACATCGACTCGGTGAGCGTCGGCATGGTCTTCGTCGGCTTCCACCACCGTGTACGCCCACCGGTTCTGCCGCAGCAGGCCGATCACTCGCTCGGACCGCTGCGCGACGGCGACCACGCCCCATCCGTCCTCGCGCTGCGCCCGCGCCGTGCACAGCCACGTGTGCCCCCGCGCGAACGCGCCGGCACCGAGGTGGACCTGCGTACCCCGAGGAGTCATCGGCTCTGCGGGTCACCCGGTCCGAGGTCTTCGATATCGATGTCCTTGCCCTCCTTGGCCGCAGCGAAGGCGACGAAGGACACCAGTGAGAGGACGACGAAGAGGGCCGCGATGAGCCACGGCTGGCCCCCCAGCTGCGCCTGGAGACCTGCAGCGACCAGCGGGGTGAACCCGGCCAGGGCGGCGCCGATCTCACGGGAGGTGGCGAATCCGGAGTACCGCACCCGCGCGCCGAACAGTTCCGCGTAGAACGCCGGCTGCACGGCGATCATGGGGGCCAGCCCCAGAGCGGTGGCCAGGACCAGCGCGATCCAGATCAGCACGGGCTCCCCCGTGTCGATGAGCAGCCAGAAGGGGAAGGCGAACGCGGCCGTGAAGATCACACTGAACAGGTTCAGCGGCTTGCGCCCGATGCGATCGGAGAGCGCTCCATAGACGGGCTGCAGTGCGATCACCACCACGGAGAAGATGATCACGCCCGTCAGCGCCGTCGATCGTGGGAGCCCCAGCGTTCCAGTGACGTAGTTGACCACGAACGTCGCGCACAGGTACACCAGAGCCGTGTCGGCGATGTGGGCGCCGATGCCGATGAGCATGTTCTTCGGGTAGCGGCGCACCGCGTCGAAGACGGGCAGCTTGACCATCTTCTGGGCCTTGCGCATCTCCAGGAAGATGGGCGACTCCTCGACCCGGAGGCGGACGTAGAGCGCGACACCGATCATCAGGAAGCTCACGAGGAACGGGATGCGCCACCCCCACGAGAGCAGGACGTCATCCGGCATCATCCCCACGAACAGGAACACGACCGTGCCCAGCAGCAGGCCGATCTGCACGCCCGTCTGCGCGAAGGACGTGTAGAAGCCGCGTCGGTGCTGGGGGGCATGCTCCGCCAGGAGCGTGGAGGCGCCACCGAACTCGGCACCGGCACCCAGCCCCTGCAGCACGCGCAGCAGCACGAGCAGGAGCGGCGCGAGCAAACCGACGGATTCGAACGTCGGAAGAAGCCCGATGAGCCCGGTGGAGACCCCCATCACGATGGTGGTCAGCACAAGCGTCGCTCGCCTCCCGAGGCGGTCGCCGATGTGGCCGAAGAGGATGCCGCCCAGCGGTCGGAAGACGAAGCCCACACCGAAGGTCGCGAACGCCAGGATGGCGCCGATGGCAGGCTCGCTGTCGGGGAAGAACAGCGGCGCGAACACCAGCGCCGAGGCGGTGCCGTAGATGAAGAAGTCGTACCACTCCAGCGCCGTGCCGACCACCGAGCCGAGGACGACTCGACGGAGGTCGCGGGGGCTCGTGGGAGTGCTGCGCGGGGCCACCGCGGCATCCCCACCGGGATGTGACGTGCTCATGTTCGGTTCTCCTCGTTGAGGTCGGACAAGGGTGTGAGATCCTGCTCCGTGGCCAGCCGATCCAGTGCTTCGACAGTGCCGGGGGCGATGGTGATGCCGGTCGCCAGGCGCTGGCGCCGGGTGTCCCATTCCGGTTCCCCCGGCACCAGGACGCCCTGCGATCCGTCGGCCGGTTCCGATCCGTGCACGCGCGCTCGCAGCGCTTCCACTTCGGCGGAGAATTCGTCCGCGTCGACGAAGGCCGCCACGTCGAGCGCGATGAGCACCGTGCCGAACGTGCCGTCGTAGGACGGCGAGCTGGCGCTGCCGGTGCGGCTCAGGAGTCCACCGACCACGTCCGCGATCAGGCCGAGACCGTAGCCCTTGTGCCCACCGAACGGGAGAAGCGACCCTCCGGCGTAGAAGTCTCCCGGATCGGTCGTCCCGCGCCCATTCGCGTCGAGGACGAGTCCTTCCGGGATCGTCGCGCCGTTCGCCACCGCGACGGCCAGCTTGCCTTCGGCTGTCGCCGACGTCGCGAAGTCGACGACGACGGGCGCGGCGCCCCGTCCGGCGGGGACGGCCCACGCCAGGGGGTTCGTTCCCAGCAGACGTGTGCGCCCGCCCCACGCCGCCACGGTCGGGTCCGCGTTGGCGAGCGCGAATCCGACGAGCCCTTGCTCGGCGATGCGCTCCACATACTCGCCGAGGCGCCCGACATGCTGGCAGCGACTGAGCACTGCGGCTCCGACCCCGTATCGCCCTGCACGCGTCGCCGCCTCGCCGGCGCCGAGGCGAGCGGTCAGCTGACCGAACGCGTTCGCTCCGTCGACACGGGCGACGGCCGGCGCTGGGGCCTCGATGACGCTCGGGACCGCGGCCGGATCGAGGCGCCCTTGCCGGATGAAGTCCGCGTAGGGAGCGATCCGGCGAACGCCATGCGAGTCGTGGCCTCGCAAGTCTGCCTCCACGAGCGACTGCGAGACCGTCGCCGCCGTCTGCTCCGGCGCTCCGAGAGACTCCAGAAGACCGTGCGCCCACTTCCGCAGGCTCTCGGCATCGAGAATCACAGATCCTGTGCTCACGTCGACATCCTCGTCTTCTCGCGCTCGTGCGTTGTTCCGTGTGCCGGAACTTAGTTCCATACCGCCGTCGAGGCTACCGGATCGCCGGCCGCAGGGCAAAGAGCTGTTCCCTTCCCGGCCGCCCGACCGCGCTCGCCGGGGTCCCGTCCGGCGGTCCGGTTACCGCCGGACTCGGTAGGCTGGGTCCAGGTGCGCGTTGTACAGAGCGGACAACGCTTCGTGCGCACCCTTGGCGATTGCCTGGCACGATCTGCCAGCCGAAGAAAGGTCTTCCGTGACTGTTCACGATCAGGATCCGTACTCACAGGGACCGCTCGACAGCGATCCCGACGAGACCGCTGAATGGCAGGAATCCCTCCAGCAGCTCGTGCAGGCCAAGGGCCACGGACGCGGCCGGGAGATCATGCTGAGCCTCCTGAAGGCGTCCAAGGACCTGCACCTGGGCGTCCCCATGGTCCCCACCACCGACTACATCAACACGATCGCCCCCGAGAACGAGCCGGAGTTCCCCGGCGACGAGGAGATCGAGCGCCGCTACCGCGCGTGGATCCGGTGGAACGCCGCGATCACCGTGCACCGTGCGCAGCGGCCCGGCATCGGCGTGGGCGGCCACATCTCCACGTACGCCTCGTCGGCGGCGCTCTACGAAGTCGGCTTCAACCACTTCTTCCGCGGCCATGACCACCCCTCCGGTGGCGACCAGATCTTCATCCAGGGCCATGCCTCCCCCGGCACCTACGCGCGCGCGTTCCTCGAGGGACGCCTGACCGAGGCGCAGCTCGACGGCTTCCGTCAGGAGAAGTCGGCCGCGCCCAACGGCATCCCCTCCTACCCGCACCCCCGTCTCATGCCGGAGTTCTGGCAGTTCCCGACCGTCTCGATGGGCCTGGGACCGATCAACGCCATCTACCAGGCGATGACCAACAAGTACCTCACCAACCGCGGTATCAAGGACGCCGGCGACTCGCACGTGTGGGCCTTCCTCGGCGACGGCGAGATGGACGAGGTGGAAAGCCGCGGACAGCTGCAGGTCGCCGCCAACG
Coding sequences within:
- a CDS encoding mannitol dehydrogenase family protein, translated to MTPRGTQVHLGAGAFARGHTWLCTARAQREDGWGVVAVAQRSERVIGLLRQNRWAYTVVEADEDHADAHRVDVVTGGLVAHGQETALLASLADESTHVVTITATEAAYPRTPEGRLNRAAVAQDLDDGGVRTLIGQVVAAARERERAGMGGVSFVVCDNILRGGDVLRTLALEFALARGEEGAARWLTERATFPNAVVDRIVPAPTEDVIRAAQRLTGTADAAMVVTEPFFRWILQDSFAGPRPRWEDAGAVLVDSVAPWEAVKLNLVNAPHSLLAYLGLLVGHSTTHAAVGDPVLRRGLEHAFREDLVPAITESDGISPWVEAESSVRRFANPRIHHRLDQIGAGGAHKLSQRLSAPLQDASRRGRGAHWLALCLAAWAECGARGLVSDSPRADTGSWVERAAGVLQAAGLESVAPEGFASEIAARWDTLARRGAHAAVIELSESGES
- a CDS encoding MFS transporter, translating into MSTSHPGGDAAVAPRSTPTSPRDLRRVVLGSVVGTALEWYDFFIYGTASALVFAPLFFPDSEPAIGAILAFATFGVGFVFRPLGGILFGHIGDRLGRRATLVLTTIVMGVSTGLIGLLPTFESVGLLAPLLLVLLRVLQGLGAGAEFGGASTLLAEHAPQHRRGFYTSFAQTGVQIGLLLGTVVFLFVGMMPDDVLLSWGWRIPFLVSFLMIGVALYVRLRVEESPIFLEMRKAQKMVKLPVFDAVRRYPKNMLIGIGAHIADTALVYLCATFVVNYVTGTLGLPRSTALTGVIIFSVVVIALQPVYGALSDRIGRKPLNLFSVIFTAAFAFPFWLLIDTGEPVLIWIALVLATALGLAPMIAVQPAFYAELFGARVRYSGFATSREIGAALAGFTPLVAAGLQAQLGGQPWLIAALFVVLSLVSFVAFAAAKEGKDIDIEDLGPGDPQSR
- a CDS encoding Ldh family oxidoreductase; its protein translation is MSTGSVILDAESLRKWAHGLLESLGAPEQTAATVSQSLVEADLRGHDSHGVRRIAPYADFIRQGRLDPAAVPSVIEAPAPAVARVDGANAFGQLTARLGAGEAATRAGRYGVGAAVLSRCQHVGRLGEYVERIAEQGLVGFALANADPTVAAWGGRTRLLGTNPLAWAVPAGRGAAPVVVDFATSATAEGKLAVAVANGATIPEGLVLDANGRGTTDPGDFYAGGSLLPFGGHKGYGLGLIADVVGGLLSRTGSASSPSYDGTFGTVLIALDVAAFVDADEFSAEVEALRARVHGSEPADGSQGVLVPGEPEWDTRRQRLATGITIAPGTVEALDRLATEQDLTPLSDLNEENRT